A DNA window from Fragaria vesca subsp. vesca linkage group LG3, FraVesHawaii_1.0, whole genome shotgun sequence contains the following coding sequences:
- the LOC101308943 gene encoding probable trans-2-enoyl-CoA reductase, mitochondrial-like, which translates to MASAVRPPALRALKPLFNFTLHDALNPRAQTLSLRAFSSAMSPPSKAVVYEQHGPPDSVTRVINLPPVEVKENDVCVKMLASPINPSDINRIEGVYPVRPQVPAVGGYEGVGEVHSVGSAVKGLSPGDLVIPSPPSSGMWQTYVVKDQSVWYKINKDSPVEYAATVTVNPLTALRMLEDFTTLKSGDTVVQNGATSIVGQCIIQLAKNRGIHSVNIIRDRAGSDEVKEKLKKLGADQVFTESELQVKDVKGLLAGIPEPALGFNCVGGNAASLVLKFLGRGGTMVTYGGMSKKPITVSTSYFIFKDLSLRGFWLQSWMSTEKAAECRVLIDHLLDLARERKLKYEMELVPFDNFHTALDKALGKQGSRPKQVIKF; encoded by the exons ATGGCGTCGGCGGTTCGACCACCGGCTCTCAGAGCTCTGAAACCACTCTTCAATTTCACCCTCCACGACGCCTTAAACCCTAGAGCCCAAACCCTAAGCCTTCGGGCCTTCTCCTCCGCCATGTCTCCGCCGTCTAAGGCCGTGGTCTACGAGCAACACGGCCCTCCCGATAGCGTTACCAG AGTGATAAATTTACCGCCGGTTGAAGTGAAAGAGAACGATGTCTGTGTCAAAATGCTGGCTTCTCCTATTAACCCTTCTGACATTAACCGGATTGAAG GGGTATACCCTGTGAGGCCACAAGTGCCGGCGGTGGGAGGATACGAAGGTGTGGGAGAGGTACATTCTGTCGGCTCTGCGGTTAAAGGACTATCGCCCGGAGATTTGGTTATTCCGTCTCCACCTTCTTCCG GGATGTGGCAAACTTATGTTGTGAAAGATCAGAGTGTCTGGTACAAGATTAATAAAGATTCACCTGTGGAATATGCTGCTACTGTTACTGTAAATCCATTGACTGCTCTTAGAATGCTCGAAGACTTCACCACTTTAAAGTCAG GAGATACTGTTGTTCAAAATGGAGCCACCAGCATCGTGGGGCAGTGCATTATTCAGCTTGCAAAGAATCGTGGCATTCATAGTGTTAATATTATAAGAGACAG GGCTGGGTCAGATGAAGTAAAGGAAAAGCTTAAAAAACTTGGTGCCGATCAGGTTTTTACTGAGAGCGAACTGCAAGTCAAGGATGTCAAGGGTCTTCTG GCTGGCATACCTGAACCTGCATTAGGATTTAACTGCGTCGGAGGCAATGCTGCTTCTTTGGTTCTTAAGTTTTTGGG GCGTGGCGGCACTATGGTGACTTATGGTGGCATGTCTAAGAAACCAATTACTGTATCAACTTCATATTTCATTTTTAAG GATCTTTCCTTGAGGGGATTCTGGTTGCAGAGTTGGATGAGTACAGAGAAGGCAGCAGAGTGCAGAGTTCTGATAGATCACCTCCTTGACCTAGCTCGGGAGAGGAAGTTAAAATATGA GATGGAGCTGGTTCCTTTTGACAATTTCCACACTGCACTTGACAAAGCACTTGGGAAACAAGGGAGCCGACCTAAGCAGGTCATCAAATTCTGA
- the LOC101295408 gene encoding laccase-17-like, with protein MGVALFSLVRLFVLCCITLGLIPQLALASITRHYTFDVQLQNMTRLCHTKSIVTINGQFPGPRIVAREGDHLLIKVVNHVQSNISIHWHGIRQLQTGWADGPAYITQCPIQTGNSYVYNFTIVGQRGTLWWHAHISWLRSTIYGPLIILPKRGVPYPFTKPYKEVPIIFGEWWNADTEAVIKQALQTGGGPNVSDAYTINGLPGPLYNCSAKGTNLNNTNVSNGTKLMVLPFNTSVELVLQDTSILGAESHPLHLHGFNFFVVGQGFGNFDQNKDPKKFNLIDPVERNTVGVPSGGWVAIRFLADNPGVWFMHCHLEIHTSWGLRMAWLVLDGKLPNQKLLPPPLDLPKC; from the exons ATGGGTGTTGCTCTTTTTTCACTTGTTAGGCTCTTTGTTCTCTGTTGTATCACATTGGGTCTCATTCCTCAGCTAGCTCTTGCAAGCATTACAAGACACTACACCTTTGAT GTTCAGCTGCAAAATATGACACGGTTGTGCCACACGAAGAGCATTGTAACCATAAACGGTCAATTTCCCGGGCCTCGGATTGTTGCTAGGGAGGGCGATCACCTCCTCATCAAAGTTGTCAACCATGTCCAAAGCAACATCTCCATCCATTG GCATGGAATTCGACAGCTTCAAACTGGGTGGGCTGATGGTCCTGCATACATTACGCAATGCCCTATACAAACTGGCAACAGTTATGTGTACAATTTCACCATTGTAGGCCAAAGAGGCACTCTTTGGTGGCATGCTCACATTTCATGGCTAAGATCAACAATCTATGGCCCCCTAATCATTCTTCCCAAGCGTGGTGTTCCTTATCCATTTACCAAACCCTATAAGGAAGTTCCCATCATCTTTG GAGAATGGTGGAATGCAGATACTGAAGCAGTCATAAAGCAGGCCTTGCAAACCGGTGGAGGGCCAAATGTTTCTGATGCTTACACAATCAATGGACTCCCAGGGCCTTTGTATAACTGCTCTGCTAAAGGTACAAAT CTGAACAATACCAATGTCAGCAATGGCACAAAGTTAATGGTGCTTCCCTTTAACACTAGTGTGGAGTTGGTGTTGCAGGATACCAGTATTCTTGGTGCTGAAAGTCATCCTCTTCATCTTCATGGCTTTAATTTCTTTGTTGTTGGTCAAGGTTTTGGCAACTTCGACCAAAATAAGGACCCTAAGAAGTTCAATCTGATCGACCCTGTTGAGAGAAACACCGTGGGTGTGCCCTCCGGCGGATGGGTTGCTATTCGGTTTCTAGCAGACAATCCAG GTGTATGGTTTATGCATTGCCACCTTGAGATCCATACTAGCTGGGGATTGAGGATGGCTTGGCTTGTCTTGGACGGAAAGCTTCCCAATCAAAAGTTGCTTCCTCCCCCACTTGATCTTCCCAAGTGTTGA
- the LOC101309228 gene encoding ruvB-like 1-like: MDKVKIEEVQSTTKKQRVATHTHIKGLGLEANGRAAPWAAGFVGQGEAREAAGLVVDMIRQKKLAGKALLMAGPPGTGKTALALGISQELGSKVPFCPMVGSEVYSSEVKKTEVLMENFRRAIGLRIKENKEVYEGEVTELTPEETESVTGGYGKSISHVIIGLKTVKGTKQLKLDPTIYDALVKEKVAVGDVIYIEANSGAVKRVGRSDAFATEFDLEAEEYVPLPKGEVHKKKEIVQDVTLHDLDAANARPQGGQDILSLMGQMMKPRKTEITDKLRQEINKVVNRYIDEGVAELVPGVLFIDEVHMLDMECFSYLNRALESSLSPIVIFATNRGICNVRGTDMASPHGIPVDLLDRLVIIRTQTYGPEEMIKILATRAQVEELVVDEESLAYLGEIGQRTSLRHAVQLLSPASIMAKMNGRDNICKEDLEEVATLYLDAKSSAKVLQEQQEKYIS; this comes from the exons ATGGATAAGGTGAAAATAGAAGAGGTTCAGTCCACTACCAAGAAGCAACGCGTAGCTACTCACACCCACATTAAAGGCCTTGGTCTTGAG GCCAATGGAAGAGCAGCACCTTGGGCTGCTGGCTTTGTGGGTCAGGGGGAGGCAAGAGAAGCTGCTGGTCTTGTTGTCGATATGATACGGCAGAAGAAGTTGGCTGGTAAGGCTCTTCTAATGGCTGGACCTCCTGGAACTGGAAAGACAGCACTGGCTCTTGGAATATCCCAGGAGCTTGGGAGTAAG GTTCCATTCTGCCCAATGGTTGGGTCTGAAGTATATTCATCAGAAGTTAAGAAAACAGAGGTTTTAATGGAAAATTTTAGACGGGCTATTGGTCTACGTATCAAGGAAAACAAAGAGGTCTATGAAGGAGAG GTGACAGAACTAACACCAGAAGAAACGGAGAGTGTGACGGGTGGCTATGGTAAAAGTATCAGCCATGTAATCATTGGATTAAAAACTGTCAAAGGAACCAAGCAATTGAAGTTGGACCCTACTATTTATGACGCATTGGTTAAGGAAAAG GTTGCTGTTGGTGATGTTATATACATTGAAGCAAACAGTGGGGCAGTAAAAAGGGTAGGCAGAAGTGATGCATTTGCTACGGAATTCGATCTTGAAGCAGAAGAGTATGTTCCACTTCCGAAAGGAGAGGTTCACAAAAAGAAGGAGATTGTGCAG GATGTAACTCTGCACGATCTAGATGCTGCGAATGCACGACCTCAAGGTGGGCAAGACATATTATCTCTAATGGGTCAGATGATGAAACCAAGAAAAACAGAAATTACGGACAAGTTGCGACAAGAAATAAACAAG GTTGTTAACCGGTATATTGATGAAGGTGTAGCGGAGCTTGTTCCTGGAGTTCTGTTCATTGATGAG GTACATATGCTGGATATGGAGTGCTTCTCGTACTTGAATCGTGCTTTAGAGAGCTCGTTATCTCCAATAGTAATATTTGCCACAAATAGGGGAATTTGCAACGTGAG AGGGACTGATATGGCTAGTCCTCATGGAATACCTGTTGACTTGTTGGACCGGTTGGTGATTATCCGAACACAGACATATGGTCCTGAAGAGATGATAAAG ATATTAGCAACCCGCGCACAGGTGGAGGAACTGGTTGTAGATGAGGAGAGTTTGGCTTACCTTGGGGAGATAGGACAGCGAACGTCTTTAAG GCATGCTGTTCAGCTCTTATCCCCTGCAAGCATTATGGCAAAAATGAATGGCAGAGATAATATCTGCAAG GAGGATTTGGAAGAAGTAGCTACCCTATATCTGGATGCAAAGTCTTCAGCAAAGGTTCTTCAAGAGCAGCAGGAAAAATACATTTCGTAA
- the LOC101295701 gene encoding uncharacterized protein YKR070W-like — protein sequence MSLQILRKASSRTQNPNHLSSIVLSKLTRSFSQLSSQSKPSSSFGIAFDIDGVVLSSDVPIGGSPQAFRRLYDDSGRLRVPYVFLTNGGGFPESKRAHELGQLLGVKVSPSQVLQAHTPFKQLVSKFQNELIVAVGKGEPAAVMSDYGFRNVVSIDDYAACFENIDPLAPHKKWTTKHVGNPDSAIRDLVRRERGQAVFILSDPVDWSRDIQVLCDILRTGGLPGREIGHQPQLYFAHDDLAYQAAFPSERFGLGAFRIALESIFNRVHPHPLKYTTFGKPNSFVFKNAEFALKQLVSSVPDNVSVANHETAGSHQFKTLYMVGDNPLVDIKGARQAGHPWFSILTRTGVFKGKENHDKFPADLVVDTVEEAVDYVLKKESTS from the exons ATGAGCCTCCAAATCCTGAGAAAGGCTTCTTCACGCACCCAAAACCCGAACCATCTCTCCTCCATTGTCCTTTCCAAACTCACCCGCTCCTTCTCGCAGCTCTCCTCTCAATCCAAACC TTCTTCTTCGTTTGGCATTGCCTTCGACATCGACGGCGTCGTTTTGAGCAGCGATGTCCCCATCGGAGGCTCCCCTCAGGCCTTCAGAAGACTATACGACGATTCTGGTCGTCTCAGGGTTCCCTACGTCTTCTTGACCAATG GAGGTGGGTTTCCTGAGTCTAAAAGAGCACATGAGTTGGGTCAGCTTCTGGGTGTCAAGGTTTCACCTTCACAG GTTTTGCAGGCTCATACACCTTTTAAGCAATTAGTGAGCAA ATTTCAGAATGAGCTGATTGTTGCTGTGGGAAAAGGAGAACCTGCTGCTGTGATGTCTGATTACGGGTTTAG AAATGTTGTTTCGATTGATGACTATGCCGCGTGTTTTGAAAACATTGATCCACTCGCACCACATAAGAAGTGGACAACGAAGCATGTTGGTAATCCGGATAGCGCTATCAGAGATCTTGTTCGCAGAGAAAGAGGTCAGGCGGTGTTTATACTTAGTGATCCTGTTGATTGGAGCAGGGACATTCAG GTTCTATGTGACATTTTAAGAACTGGTGGTCTTCCTGGTCGGGAAATTGGACACCAACCTCAACTGTACTTTGCGCATGACGACCTTGCATACCAG GCTGCTTTTCCTTCTGAGCGTTTTGGACTGGGAGCTTTCAGAATTGCATTGGAATCCATCTTTAACAG AGTCCACCCTCATCCTTTGAAGTATACAACTTTTGGGAAGCCAAATTCGTTTGTATTCAAGAATGCAGAATTTGCTCTTAAGCAACTTGTGTCATCTGTTCCTGACAATGTTTCGGTTGCGAATCATGAAACTGCTGGCAGTCATCAGTTCAAAACTCTGTATATGGTAGGAGATAATCCCTTAGTTGACATCAAGGGTGCACGACAG GCGGGTCATCCCTGGTTTTCTATTCTGACAAGGACCGGGGTTTTTAAGGGAAAGGAAAATCATGACAAGTTTCCAGCTGATCTG GTTGTTGATACTGTCGAAGAAGCTGTGGACTATGTTTTGAAAAAGGAGTCGACCTCTTAG